Proteins encoded in a region of the Antedon mediterranea chromosome 2, ecAntMedi1.1, whole genome shotgun sequence genome:
- the LOC140041093 gene encoding uncharacterized protein isoform X2 yields MAAGVQPGGTIEEDNVGMTCIVPIGWRRELQNGVVTYFSSSGFKLTSIPEIKAYLATEGTCKCGLQCPLIVDKVFNFDCKVTAKVRLAEDVIRDSDLTKLCNHKRKVIAMASLLADLDNEHDSSKIDCKASPKGTKRSRTKAKVSPCQPSPSLSVSKLFAMQQGDNMSGPLPSMDSFTASRHYNTPNLMTTQFHEMNNPGIQNFPIQTPNQLAGDIAFDALLAARTMEKLNGYNTGDSPLSMQGIPQHIPTPGVHHELVVGPNGGIFPGVVPLPSNMLPPNISPGSCFPNIHYKTNPQFLHGKQVHQMPGHVPSFIQAGESHVRHRTIHENHPNHLRRGMTFTQAEGQFYPPQVPIQNLSADTNTKKLALPVLEQSMITSFPASTLLTAAARAQIAEQVTTIPTDKILSNQIRTVPNQPNSVPLLKDGHKTKMQICKEDVSDCCDLTRPTSNDCLTNVAKNLQSGEDSTNSKEHLVLKRTQNTDSVQVNTSSESSPKKPKLDESGVSNESNLNSNTSPVTLNHEIKITSTVHDVSNTTTVTVGGASKTNMANETKTVQYDHMIHQVQVQRDQEMYLSMMKNQSSMVNPVPAGFNPVVGGMYNNFSNFPPGTIPPQHQMPSNIVLHRNASLPSLSEKSTKEWLAEMNMKNMQQSFVNFQHQQRMGFGPHMLPGGNHSIGPHMHPSMLQNMLQQGSGPSQIGPPGVGFQHIPNPMLSVDLQTTPIGSNMSRPNRRKSPGRQSSSIKKSVKGVNRTGPQKVKDILAMRKEKEKEIERERKLLKEAEKSVTTATETIYKAVIDASGTNMKIIIASEQEKTESTSSLPVEVSTISNNNDNLVPSENLKSDNCKIESFDVQPSSLTDQSEDLAITIPTSSIETGAVSELSSLPSNEVPSSHLLDEDVVIAGDDNFKSTIVENKAQVLVEEEKNQRTVCESTITLPLSSEPLSSEPLCSHSIADEKIIIPPNNKETATEIRNEQTVDCNAINDSIDCDIDKGDRLSEVTLLPKDNVSDAIVSDDGNNSHLGLYKSDEDDQERIPSGTSSCEFSMPASVLTESTSTNSTACFSSDSIESNTTTEIQLISNTGNSPKIESTVHNKCDMESDMTTPICPNESERITSSNPTLPCTTLSRSNLVNMDEKTSTETTSEHPSSGISNIENGNSDVEKTIKETEIIPPSTVCIETPDDGRILEEATKTENLNDLPQTVHIHKISQESVELMHRENADMVVNVEETSSHQVIESSISDKSINPCDLPNCDDKIIGASNLETQSVIYSKPTSEEQSNDNQNCKDDKTVNDKATCGLTNQLPSTEKKDDKPEAMEVEDSPIAVIRQNVDTNLDDIVQLNRNLVQDNVESQHKGELKVEKNTSNVESSNLEIITECNNEMNNTKEKPNIVESAKCLQSPQSELETITGQSLQKERKADVQSIQKIKQEKTLHVDLPNSMFETDVKVNETTSLIDTGNVTEQVVLEVNMDEKQDETSTPNPAVTNDECCHDNVDQNSEISNVEVNKDISATDIVVHKIGEKEISKKESVEIVLDEEKDTRISVTTELDGNKCNLNINPTDKNRNVKSAGLETISKVEHIKAVFLSERLENSDKEFTLLNLVNGEHDGRLLTRKEKQKDVIKSAIDGEYHDIDQHNVEKPEDNEEACKENTNCTHDSSPPSPEEELPPSFGIGDLVWGQIRGCASWPGKVVSESDVKGHRNSESGKIWVKWFGDHTFTQVEPDKLKNLTEGLEAHHTTRARSRRSRKITSSLEIAIQEAMTELDKKMEQVRAPLQY; encoded by the exons ATGGCTGCAGGTGTGCAGCCTGGAGGAACCATAGAAGAGGACAATGTGGGAATGACATGTATTGTGCCTATAGGTTGGAGAAGGGAGCTCCAGAATGGTGTGGTTACCTATTTTAG CTCCAGCGGATTTAAGCTGACAAGCATCCCAGAGATCAAAGCATACTTAGCAACCGAGGGAACGTGTAAATGCGGCCTACAATGTCCTCTGATAGTTGATAAGGTTTTCAACTTCGATTGCAAAGTTACGGCTAAAGTGAGATTGGCAGAGGATGTAATTAGAGACAGTGATTTAACTAAATTATGCAATCACAAACGGAAAGTTATCGCCATGGCGTCACTTCTGGCTGATCTGGATAATGAGCATGACAGCAGCAAAATAGATTGTAAGGCAAGTCCAAAAG GTACCAAACGTTCACGTACGAAAGCAAAAGTTTCACCCTGTCAACCATCACCAAGTTTATCAGTTTCAAAATTGTTTGCAATGCAACAAGGTGACAATATGTCCGGTCCTTTACCATCTATGGACTCATTTACTGCAAGCAGACATTACAATACACCAAACTTGATGACAACACAATTCCATGAAATGAATAACCCTGGAATACAGAATTTTCCTATACAAACACCTAATCAGTTAGCTGGAGATATAGCATTTGATGCATTATTAGCTGCAAGGACTATGGAAAAACTGAATGGCTATAATACAGGAGACTCGCCGCTATCCATGCAAGGAATTCCTCAGCATATTCCAACACCGGGCGTTCATCATGAATTGGTTGTTGGCCCAAATGGTGGCATCTTTCCCGGTGTTGTTCCACTCCCAAGTAATATGTTACCACCAAACATTTCGCCTGGATCGTGTTTTCctaatatacattataaaacTAATCCTCAGTTTTTGCATGGAAAACAAGTGCACCAAATGCCTGGACATGTACCATCATTTATACAAGCAGGAGAGTCTCATGTTAGACACAGAACAATTCATGAAAACCACCCTAATCATTTAAGAAGAGGAATGACGTTTACTCAAGCTGAAGGTCAATTCTATCCGCCGCAAGTTCCTATTCAGAATTTGTCCGCTGACACTAACACAAAGAAACTGGCTTTACCTGTTCTTGAACAATCAATGATAACTTCTTTTCCTGCCAGCACCTTATTAACAGCAGCTGCGAGAGCTCAAATAGCTGAACAAGTAACTACTATTCCAACCGACAAAATCTTAAGCAATCAGATAAGAACTGTTCCAAATCAGCCAAATTCAGTGCCTTTACTTAAAGATGGACATAAGACAAAAATGCAAATTTGCAAAGAGGATGTTAGTGACTGTTGTGATTTAACAAGACCTACGTCAAATGACTGCCTTACTAATGTTGCCAAGAATTTACAATCTGGAGAGGATAGCACAAATAGTAAGGAACATTTGGTTCTTAAAAGAACCCAAAATACTGACTCTGTTCAAGTAAACACATCAAGTGAATCTTCTCCAAAAAAACCTAAATTAGATGAAAGTGGCGTGTCAAACGaatcaaatttaaattcaaatactTCACCTGTGACCCTAAATcatgaaattaaaattacatcTACTGTACACGACGTCAGTAACACTACAACAGTAACAGTTGGAGGTGCCTCTAAAACAAATATGGCAAATGAAACCAAGACAGTTCAGTACGATCACATGATTCATCAGGTTCAAGTACAGCGTGATCAAGAGATGTATCTTTCAATGATGAAAAACCAATCTTCCATGGTTAATCCGGTTCCAGCCGGATTCAATCCTGTTGTTGGTGGAATGTACAACAACTTTAGCAACTTTCCCCCAGGAACTATACCTCCACAGCACCAAATGCCTTCAAATATAGTGCTTCATAGAAACGCATCTTTACCAAGTTTATCAGAAAAATCAACTAAAGAGTGGTTGGCAGAGATGAATATGAAGAACATGCAACAGAGTTTTGTCAACTTTCAACATCAACAAAGAATGGGTTTTGGACCACATATGCTTCCAGGAGGAAATCACAGTATTGGACCTCATATGCATCCATCAATGCTACAAAACATGCTCCAACAAGGTAGCGGGCCATCGCAGATTGGACCTCCCGGAGTGGGATTTCAACATATACCCAATCCCATGTTGTCTGTTGATCTACAAACCACTCCTATTGGTAGCAATATGTCTCGTCCAAATAGAAGAAAATCTCCTGGCAGGCAGTCTAGTAGTATTAAGAAAAGTGTTAAGGGTGTTAACCGCACAGGTCCACAGAAAGTAAAAGATATTCTTGCTATGagaaaagagaaagaaaaagaaattgaaagaGAACGGAAGTTATTGAAAGAAGCGGAGAAAAGTGTTACAACAGCAACTGAAACTATTTATAAAGCTGTGATTGATGCCTCGGGTACTAACATGAAAATCATAATTGCATCTGAACAAGAAAAGACAGAATCAACATCTAGTTTGCCAGTTGAGGTCTCAACCATTTCAAATAACAATGATAATTTGGTTCCGTCAGAAAACCTTAAAAGTGATAATTGCAAAATTGAAAGTTTTGATGTTCAACCTTCAAGTTTAACAGACCAAAGTGAAGACCTAGCAATAACAATACCAACATCATCAATAGAAACAGGAGCCGTGTCAGAGCTCTCAAGTTTACCGTCCAATGAAGTTCCAAGCAGTCATTTACTAGATGAGGATGTGGTTATTGCTGGTGATGACAATTTTAAAAGTACTATTGTTGAAAATAAGGCTCAGGTTTTAGTTGAAGAAGAGAAGAACCAAAGAACTGTATGTGAAAGCACCATTACCCTACCCCTTTCTTCTGAACCACTTTCTTCTGAACCACTTTGTAGTCATAGTATAGCTGATGAGAAAATAATTATTCCCCCTAATAATAAGGAAACAGCTACAGAAATCAGAAATGAACAAACTGTAGACTGCAATGCAATTAATGATTCAATTGATTGTGATATTGACAAAGGTGATCGTCTGTCAGAGGTTACACTGCTACCCAAAGATAATGTTAGTGATGCAATAGTAAGTGATGATGGTAATAATTCTCATCTCGGTTTGTATAAATCTGATGAAGATGACCAAGAAAGGATTCCTTCTGGAACTAGCAGCTGTGAGTTCTCAATGCCAGCATCTGTGTTAACTGAATCAACATCAACCAATTCCACCGCCTGTTTTTCTTCTGATTCTATTGAAAGCAATACAACAACTGAAATTCAGTTAATAAGCAACACAGGTAATTCACCAAAAATTGAATCAACGGTACATAATAAATGTGATATGGAATCCGATATGACTACTCCAATCTGTCCCAATGAAAGTGAAAGAATTACATCATCAAATCCTACTTTACCTTGCACAACTTTATCTCGGAGTAATCTGGTTAATATGGATGAAAAAACATCAACGGAAACCACTTCTGAACACCCATCTTCTGGTATTAGTAATATTGAAAATGGAAATTCTGATGTAGAAAAAACCATCAAAGAAACAGAAATTATTCCACCAAGTACAGTCTGCATTGAAACACCTGATGATGGTAGAATTCTGGAAGAGGCTACAAAGACtgaaaatttaaatgatttgcCTCAAACCGTTCACATACACAAAATATCTCAAGAATCTGTTGAGTTGATGCATAGAGAAAACGCTGACATGGTTGTTAATGTGGAAGAAACATCTTCACACCAAGTAATTGAATCATCAATATCAGATAAAAGTATTAACCCATGTGATCTTCCGAACTGTGATGATAAAATTATTGGTGCTTCAAACTTGGAAACACAAAGTGTAATATATTCAAAACCAACAAGTGAAGAACAATCAAATGACAATCAGAATTGCAAAGATGATAAAACTGTAAATGATAAAGCAACTTGTGGCTTGACTAATCAGTTGCCTAGTACTGAGAAGAAAGATGACAAACCAGAGGCTATGGAAGTTGAAGATTCACCTATTGCTGTGATTAGACAAAATGTAGATACAAACCTTGATGATATTGTGCAACTTAATAGAAACTTAGTGCAAGATAATGTAGAAAGCCAGCATAAAGGGGAATTAAAAGTAGAAAAGAATACTTCCAATGTTGAAAGTAGTAACCTAGAAATAATTACAGAGTGTAATAATGAAATGAACAATACAAAAGAGAAACCAAATATTGTGGAATCCGCTAAATGTCTACAATCACCCCAGTCTGAATTGGAAACAATAACCGGTCAATCTTTGCAAAAAGAGAGAAAAGCCGATGTTCAATCCATCCAAAAAATTAAACAAGAGAAAACGTTGCATGTTGATCTTCCAAATTCCATGTTTGAAACTGATGTTAAAGTTAATGAAACAACTTCTTTAATAGACACCGGTAATGTTACTGAACAAGTGGTTTTAGAAGTCAATATGGATGAAAAACAAGATGAAACATCAACTCCAAACCCTGCTGTTACTAATGATGAGTGTTGTCACGATAATGTTGATCAAAATTCGGAAATTTCGAATGTGGAAGTTAATAAAGATATATCAGCGACCGATATAGTAGTACACAAAATTGGAgaaaaagaaatatcaaaaaaagAAAGTGTAGAAATAGTTCTGGACGAAGAAAAAGATACCAGGATAAGTGTTACTACTGAATTAGATGGCAATAAATGTAACTTGAACATTAATCCTACTGATAAAAACAGGAATGTTAAATCTGCTGGACTTGAAACTATTAGCAAAGTAGAGCACATAAAAGCAGTTTTCTTGTCAGAACGACTGGAGAACTCCGATAAAGAATTCACTTTGTTGAATCTTGTCAATGGAGAACATGACGGCAGACTATTAACAAGAAAAGAGAAACAAAAAGATGTGATAAAGAGTGCAATAGATGGTGAATATCATGATATTGATCAACATAATGTTGAGAAACCAGAAGACAATGAAGAAGCCTGTAAAG AAAATACCAACTGTACACATGATTCTTCACCACCATCACCAGAGGAAGAGTTGCCACCAAGTTTTGGGATTGGTGATCTTGTATGGGGTCAAATAAGAGGATGCGCCTCATGGCCAGGAAAGGTTGTCAGTGAAAGTGATGTTAAAGGTCATCGAAATTCAGAATCTGGCAAG ATTTGGGTAAAGTGGTTTGGAGATCACACGTTTACACAAGTAGAACCCGACAAACTGAAGAATTTGACTGAAGGTCTGGAGGCCCACCATACGACTAGAGCAAGGAGTAGACG AAGTCGAAAAATAACAAGTAGCCTTGAGATTGCGATACAAGAAGCAATGACAGAATTGGATAAGAAGATGGAACAGGTGAGGGCGCCCTTACAGTATTGA
- the LOC140041093 gene encoding uncharacterized protein isoform X1, producing the protein MAAGVQPGGTIEEDNVGMTCIVPIGWRRELQNGVVTYFSSSGFKLTSIPEIKAYLATEGTCKCGLQCPLIVDKVFNFDCKVTAKVRLAEDVIRDSDLTKLCNHKRKVIAMASLLADLDNEHDSSKIDCKASPKGTKRSRTKAKVSPCQPSPSLSVSKLFAMQQGDNMSGPLPSMDSFTASRHYNTPNLMTTQFHEMNNPGIQNFPIQTPNQLAGDIAFDALLAARTMEKLNGYNTGDSPLSMQGIPQHIPTPGVHHELVVGPNGGIFPGVVPLPSNMLPPNISPGSCFPNIHYKTNPQFLHGKQVHQMPGHVPSFIQAGESHVRHRTIHENHPNHLRRGMTFTQAEGQFYPPQVPIQNLSADTNTKKLALPVLEQSMITSFPASTLLTAAARAQIAEQVTTIPTDKILSNQIRTVPNQPNSVPLLKDGHKTKMQICKEDVSDCCDLTRPTSNDCLTNVAKNLQSGEDSTNSKEHLVLKRTQNTDSVQVNTSSESSPKKPKLDESGVSNESNLNSNTSPVTLNHEIKITSTVHDVSNTTTVTVGGASKTNMANETKTVQYDHMIHQVQVQRDQEMYLSMMKNQSSMVNPVPAGFNPVVGGMYNNFSNFPPGTIPPQHQMPSNIVLHRNASLPSLSEKSTKEWLAEMNMKNMQQSFVNFQHQQRMGFGPHMLPGGNHSIGPHMHPSMLQNMLQQGSGPSQIGPPGVGFQHIPNPMLSVDLQTTPIGSNMSRPNRRKSPGRQSSSIKKSVKGVNRTGPQKVKDILAMRKEKEKEIERERKLLKEAEKSVTTATETIYKAVIDASGTNMKIIIASEQEKTESTSSLPVEVSTISNNNDNLVPSENLKSDNCKIESFDVQPSSLTDQSEDLAITIPTSSIETGAVSELSSLPSNEVPSSHLLDEDVVIAGDDNFKSTIVENKAQVLVEEEKNQRTVCESTITLPLSSEPLSSEPLCSHSIADEKIIIPPNNKETATEIRNEQTVDCNAINDSIDCDIDKGDRLSEVTLLPKDNVSDAIVSDDGNNSHLGLYKSDEDDQERIPSGTSSCEFSMPASVLTESTSTNSTACFSSDSIESNTTTEIQLISNTGNSPKIESTVHNKCDMESDMTTPICPNESERITSSNPTLPCTTLSRSNLVNMDEKTSTETTSEHPSSGISNIENGNSDVEKTIKETEIIPPSTVCIETPDDGRILEEATKTENLNDLPQTVHIHKISQESVELMHRENADMVVNVEETSSHQVIESSISDKSINPCDLPNCDDKIIGASNLETQSVIYSKPTSEEQSNDNQNCKDDKTVNDKATCGLTNQLPSTEKKDDKPEAMEVEDSPIAVIRQNVDTNLDDIVQLNRNLVQDNVESQHKGELKVEKNTSNVESSNLEIITECNNEMNNTKEKPNIVESAKCLQSPQSELETITGQSLQKERKADVQSIQKIKQEKTLHVDLPNSMFETDVKVNETTSLIDTGNVTEQVVLEVNMDEKQDETSTPNPAVTNDECCHDNVDQNSEISNVEVNKDISATDIVVHKIGEKEISKKESVEIVLDEEKDTRISVTTELDGNKCNLNINPTDKNRNVKSAGLETISKVEHIKAVFLSERLENSDKEFTLLNLVNGEHDGRLLTRKEKQKDVIKSAIDGEYHDIDQHNVEKPEDNEEACKENTNCTHDSSPPSPEEELPPSFGIGDLVWGQIRGCASWPGKVVSESDVKGHRNSESGKIWVKWFGDHTFTQVEPDKLKNLTEGLEAHHTTRARSRRSRKITSSLEIAIQEAMTELDKKMEQEKEERSKLGTKTRNRNRKRKAR; encoded by the exons ATGGCTGCAGGTGTGCAGCCTGGAGGAACCATAGAAGAGGACAATGTGGGAATGACATGTATTGTGCCTATAGGTTGGAGAAGGGAGCTCCAGAATGGTGTGGTTACCTATTTTAG CTCCAGCGGATTTAAGCTGACAAGCATCCCAGAGATCAAAGCATACTTAGCAACCGAGGGAACGTGTAAATGCGGCCTACAATGTCCTCTGATAGTTGATAAGGTTTTCAACTTCGATTGCAAAGTTACGGCTAAAGTGAGATTGGCAGAGGATGTAATTAGAGACAGTGATTTAACTAAATTATGCAATCACAAACGGAAAGTTATCGCCATGGCGTCACTTCTGGCTGATCTGGATAATGAGCATGACAGCAGCAAAATAGATTGTAAGGCAAGTCCAAAAG GTACCAAACGTTCACGTACGAAAGCAAAAGTTTCACCCTGTCAACCATCACCAAGTTTATCAGTTTCAAAATTGTTTGCAATGCAACAAGGTGACAATATGTCCGGTCCTTTACCATCTATGGACTCATTTACTGCAAGCAGACATTACAATACACCAAACTTGATGACAACACAATTCCATGAAATGAATAACCCTGGAATACAGAATTTTCCTATACAAACACCTAATCAGTTAGCTGGAGATATAGCATTTGATGCATTATTAGCTGCAAGGACTATGGAAAAACTGAATGGCTATAATACAGGAGACTCGCCGCTATCCATGCAAGGAATTCCTCAGCATATTCCAACACCGGGCGTTCATCATGAATTGGTTGTTGGCCCAAATGGTGGCATCTTTCCCGGTGTTGTTCCACTCCCAAGTAATATGTTACCACCAAACATTTCGCCTGGATCGTGTTTTCctaatatacattataaaacTAATCCTCAGTTTTTGCATGGAAAACAAGTGCACCAAATGCCTGGACATGTACCATCATTTATACAAGCAGGAGAGTCTCATGTTAGACACAGAACAATTCATGAAAACCACCCTAATCATTTAAGAAGAGGAATGACGTTTACTCAAGCTGAAGGTCAATTCTATCCGCCGCAAGTTCCTATTCAGAATTTGTCCGCTGACACTAACACAAAGAAACTGGCTTTACCTGTTCTTGAACAATCAATGATAACTTCTTTTCCTGCCAGCACCTTATTAACAGCAGCTGCGAGAGCTCAAATAGCTGAACAAGTAACTACTATTCCAACCGACAAAATCTTAAGCAATCAGATAAGAACTGTTCCAAATCAGCCAAATTCAGTGCCTTTACTTAAAGATGGACATAAGACAAAAATGCAAATTTGCAAAGAGGATGTTAGTGACTGTTGTGATTTAACAAGACCTACGTCAAATGACTGCCTTACTAATGTTGCCAAGAATTTACAATCTGGAGAGGATAGCACAAATAGTAAGGAACATTTGGTTCTTAAAAGAACCCAAAATACTGACTCTGTTCAAGTAAACACATCAAGTGAATCTTCTCCAAAAAAACCTAAATTAGATGAAAGTGGCGTGTCAAACGaatcaaatttaaattcaaatactTCACCTGTGACCCTAAATcatgaaattaaaattacatcTACTGTACACGACGTCAGTAACACTACAACAGTAACAGTTGGAGGTGCCTCTAAAACAAATATGGCAAATGAAACCAAGACAGTTCAGTACGATCACATGATTCATCAGGTTCAAGTACAGCGTGATCAAGAGATGTATCTTTCAATGATGAAAAACCAATCTTCCATGGTTAATCCGGTTCCAGCCGGATTCAATCCTGTTGTTGGTGGAATGTACAACAACTTTAGCAACTTTCCCCCAGGAACTATACCTCCACAGCACCAAATGCCTTCAAATATAGTGCTTCATAGAAACGCATCTTTACCAAGTTTATCAGAAAAATCAACTAAAGAGTGGTTGGCAGAGATGAATATGAAGAACATGCAACAGAGTTTTGTCAACTTTCAACATCAACAAAGAATGGGTTTTGGACCACATATGCTTCCAGGAGGAAATCACAGTATTGGACCTCATATGCATCCATCAATGCTACAAAACATGCTCCAACAAGGTAGCGGGCCATCGCAGATTGGACCTCCCGGAGTGGGATTTCAACATATACCCAATCCCATGTTGTCTGTTGATCTACAAACCACTCCTATTGGTAGCAATATGTCTCGTCCAAATAGAAGAAAATCTCCTGGCAGGCAGTCTAGTAGTATTAAGAAAAGTGTTAAGGGTGTTAACCGCACAGGTCCACAGAAAGTAAAAGATATTCTTGCTATGagaaaagagaaagaaaaagaaattgaaagaGAACGGAAGTTATTGAAAGAAGCGGAGAAAAGTGTTACAACAGCAACTGAAACTATTTATAAAGCTGTGATTGATGCCTCGGGTACTAACATGAAAATCATAATTGCATCTGAACAAGAAAAGACAGAATCAACATCTAGTTTGCCAGTTGAGGTCTCAACCATTTCAAATAACAATGATAATTTGGTTCCGTCAGAAAACCTTAAAAGTGATAATTGCAAAATTGAAAGTTTTGATGTTCAACCTTCAAGTTTAACAGACCAAAGTGAAGACCTAGCAATAACAATACCAACATCATCAATAGAAACAGGAGCCGTGTCAGAGCTCTCAAGTTTACCGTCCAATGAAGTTCCAAGCAGTCATTTACTAGATGAGGATGTGGTTATTGCTGGTGATGACAATTTTAAAAGTACTATTGTTGAAAATAAGGCTCAGGTTTTAGTTGAAGAAGAGAAGAACCAAAGAACTGTATGTGAAAGCACCATTACCCTACCCCTTTCTTCTGAACCACTTTCTTCTGAACCACTTTGTAGTCATAGTATAGCTGATGAGAAAATAATTATTCCCCCTAATAATAAGGAAACAGCTACAGAAATCAGAAATGAACAAACTGTAGACTGCAATGCAATTAATGATTCAATTGATTGTGATATTGACAAAGGTGATCGTCTGTCAGAGGTTACACTGCTACCCAAAGATAATGTTAGTGATGCAATAGTAAGTGATGATGGTAATAATTCTCATCTCGGTTTGTATAAATCTGATGAAGATGACCAAGAAAGGATTCCTTCTGGAACTAGCAGCTGTGAGTTCTCAATGCCAGCATCTGTGTTAACTGAATCAACATCAACCAATTCCACCGCCTGTTTTTCTTCTGATTCTATTGAAAGCAATACAACAACTGAAATTCAGTTAATAAGCAACACAGGTAATTCACCAAAAATTGAATCAACGGTACATAATAAATGTGATATGGAATCCGATATGACTACTCCAATCTGTCCCAATGAAAGTGAAAGAATTACATCATCAAATCCTACTTTACCTTGCACAACTTTATCTCGGAGTAATCTGGTTAATATGGATGAAAAAACATCAACGGAAACCACTTCTGAACACCCATCTTCTGGTATTAGTAATATTGAAAATGGAAATTCTGATGTAGAAAAAACCATCAAAGAAACAGAAATTATTCCACCAAGTACAGTCTGCATTGAAACACCTGATGATGGTAGAATTCTGGAAGAGGCTACAAAGACtgaaaatttaaatgatttgcCTCAAACCGTTCACATACACAAAATATCTCAAGAATCTGTTGAGTTGATGCATAGAGAAAACGCTGACATGGTTGTTAATGTGGAAGAAACATCTTCACACCAAGTAATTGAATCATCAATATCAGATAAAAGTATTAACCCATGTGATCTTCCGAACTGTGATGATAAAATTATTGGTGCTTCAAACTTGGAAACACAAAGTGTAATATATTCAAAACCAACAAGTGAAGAACAATCAAATGACAATCAGAATTGCAAAGATGATAAAACTGTAAATGATAAAGCAACTTGTGGCTTGACTAATCAGTTGCCTAGTACTGAGAAGAAAGATGACAAACCAGAGGCTATGGAAGTTGAAGATTCACCTATTGCTGTGATTAGACAAAATGTAGATACAAACCTTGATGATATTGTGCAACTTAATAGAAACTTAGTGCAAGATAATGTAGAAAGCCAGCATAAAGGGGAATTAAAAGTAGAAAAGAATACTTCCAATGTTGAAAGTAGTAACCTAGAAATAATTACAGAGTGTAATAATGAAATGAACAATACAAAAGAGAAACCAAATATTGTGGAATCCGCTAAATGTCTACAATCACCCCAGTCTGAATTGGAAACAATAACCGGTCAATCTTTGCAAAAAGAGAGAAAAGCCGATGTTCAATCCATCCAAAAAATTAAACAAGAGAAAACGTTGCATGTTGATCTTCCAAATTCCATGTTTGAAACTGATGTTAAAGTTAATGAAACAACTTCTTTAATAGACACCGGTAATGTTACTGAACAAGTGGTTTTAGAAGTCAATATGGATGAAAAACAAGATGAAACATCAACTCCAAACCCTGCTGTTACTAATGATGAGTGTTGTCACGATAATGTTGATCAAAATTCGGAAATTTCGAATGTGGAAGTTAATAAAGATATATCAGCGACCGATATAGTAGTACACAAAATTGGAgaaaaagaaatatcaaaaaaagAAAGTGTAGAAATAGTTCTGGACGAAGAAAAAGATACCAGGATAAGTGTTACTACTGAATTAGATGGCAATAAATGTAACTTGAACATTAATCCTACTGATAAAAACAGGAATGTTAAATCTGCTGGACTTGAAACTATTAGCAAAGTAGAGCACATAAAAGCAGTTTTCTTGTCAGAACGACTGGAGAACTCCGATAAAGAATTCACTTTGTTGAATCTTGTCAATGGAGAACATGACGGCAGACTATTAACAAGAAAAGAGAAACAAAAAGATGTGATAAAGAGTGCAATAGATGGTGAATATCATGATATTGATCAACATAATGTTGAGAAACCAGAAGACAATGAAGAAGCCTGTAAAG AAAATACCAACTGTACACATGATTCTTCACCACCATCACCAGAGGAAGAGTTGCCACCAAGTTTTGGGATTGGTGATCTTGTATGGGGTCAAATAAGAGGATGCGCCTCATGGCCAGGAAAGGTTGTCAGTGAAAGTGATGTTAAAGGTCATCGAAATTCAGAATCTGGCAAG ATTTGGGTAAAGTGGTTTGGAGATCACACGTTTACACAAGTAGAACCCGACAAACTGAAGAATTTGACTGAAGGTCTGGAGGCCCACCATACGACTAGAGCAAGGAGTAGACG AAGTCGAAAAATAACAAGTAGCCTTGAGATTGCGATACAAGAAGCAATGACAGAATTGGATAAGAAGATGGAACAG GAAAAAGAAGAGCGTTCAAAGCTGGGAACGAAAACACGGAATAGAAATCGAAAGAGAAAAGCAAGATGA